A region of the Synechococcus sp. UW179A genome:
TCAGGCTTTCACATCGGAGCTCAACCGCCTGCTGCGCAACTACGTGGGCAGGGCTACTCCTCTTTATGAAGCCGAGCGACTCACTGCCCATTACCGCCGCAGTGACGGCGGACCCAGGATCTGGTTGAAACGTGAGGACCTCAATCACACCGGTGCTCACAAAATCAACAACGCACTCGGCCAAGCGCTGCTGGCCTTGCGAATGGGCAAAAAGCGGATCATCGCCGAGACAGGAGCTGGTCAGCACGGGGTTGCGACGGCCACGGTCTGCGCGCGCTTCGGTTTGGAGTGTGTGGTGTACATGGGTGCTGAAGACATGCGCCGTCAGGCTCTGAATGTGTTCCGCATGCGTCTTCTAGGTGCCAGCGTTCAGCCTGTGACCGCCGGCACGGCCACGCTTAAGGACGCCACCAGTGAGGCCATTCGTGACTGGGTCACGAATGTGGAGAGCACCCATTACATCCTCGGATCAGTTGCGGGTCCCCATCCCTATCCGATGCTGGTCCGCGACTTCCATGCGGTGATTGGCGAGGAAGCCAAGGACCAATGCCAGCAAGCCTTCGGCCGTTTGCCAGACGTGCTGATGGCCTGCGTTGGTGGCGGGTCCAACGCCATGGGGCTGTTTCATCCCTTTGTGGAGTGCAGCGGTGTGCGTCTGATTGGAGTTGAGGCTGCTGGTGATGGCGTCGCCACAGGCCGCCATGCCGCCACGATGACCGAAGGCAGGGTCGGAGTGCTTCACGGTGCCATGAGCCTGTTGCTGCAGGATCAGGACGGTCAGGTGCAGGAAGCTCATTCGATCAGTGCCGGACTTGACTACCCCGGAGTCGGACCTGAACACAGTTATCTGCGCGAAATCGGTAGGGCCGAGTACGGCGCCGTCACTGATGCGGAAGCGCTCCAGGCGCTGCAACTTGTGAGCCGATTGGAGGGCATCATTCCTGCCCTTGAAACAGCCCATGCATTCGCCTGGCTTGAGACCCTTTGTCCAACCCTGGCGGATGGCACTGAAGTGGTGCTGAACTGCTCTGGGCGTGGTGATAAAGATGTGAACACGGTCGCTGAGCAGCTTGGCGACGCACTCTGAAAATTCAGAGCACGGCTCAGCTGAGCAAGCGCTCCAGGGTGACTGCAACGGAGTTCACGGCTGCTCGGGCGGTTGCGTAGGCCATACGCATCGGCCCGATTAAGGCAACCTGCCCCACACCTCCGTCACCGCTGCGATAACTGGCATGGATTACTGAGCAGCGGCTGAGCGCTGTCTGCGGATGCTCCTGGCCAATCCACACTCGCCCGTCTGACCAGGCAGGCGCAGGAACAAATGCTGCCGGATCGCTGTCCATCAGGTCGAGAAGAGGCCTCACCCTGGCGCTGTCACTGAATTCGGGTTCGGCTACCAGTCTCGACACTCCATGCACCAGAGGTGCCTGCTCGATCGGGCGGTGGAAGGGATTGCCGTTCTCCAGAGCATCCTTGAGTGCCTTCCCACAGGGCTGCAGCTGCTGTGGAAGAAAGCTCCAGTTCAGTTTCCCGGCCTGCAACAGCTGGTCGGAGGTCCAGCGTTCCAGGGCTTCAACCTGACTAGCACTGCCGTGGGGCAGCCGCAGATTGAGGTGATGGGCCTGGCTGGAATCGCTCACGAGCATCACCAGCAGGCGGTCTTCACTGCGGACCAGGCGAATAGTTCTGAGCTGGCTCTGGGATCGTTGCGGCGGGCTGATCAGGCTCATCAGACCTGTGAAATCGGTCAGCCTGCGTGCCAGCTGCAGCAGCAGGTCATCCAGTGCCGCCCAGCGCAGGCTCAGCTGGGTCAATTCCCGCTCTAAGTGATGGGCACCCGCACCGGGCTCGGGCAGTAGGCAGTCCACATAGTGTCGGTAGCCCTGGGGGCTGGGCACCCGGCCTGCTGAAGTGTGTGGCTGGGTTAGGAGTCCACGCTGTTCCAGTGCTCCCATGGCCGAACGAACCGTGGCTGAGCTGGCCTTGATTCCGAATCGCTGCACCAAAGCGCGACTGCCCACCGGTTCGATGGTGTCGACGTAATGGTGGACCGTGGCTTGAAGAACCTCCTGCTGTCGTCGGGGCAGCGGCTTCACGGGGAGCACCTTGCGGGATGTGATCCTACGAAGAGCCCGAAATGGTGATTGGTTCCTGTCATGAATGCACGCTGTTCGGCTGACTGGCGCTGCGAGCAGTGGCGCTGCGAGCAGTGGCGCGGCGATCAGTAGCGGCGATCAGTAGCGCGGCACTTCGGAATCCACCATGAGGCTCCAGGCGTCAATGCCACCCTCAAGGTTCCAAACGTCCAGTGACGGTCGATTCTCGAGCAGCCAGCAACCGAAATTCCAGCTGCGTACACCGGCATGGCATAGCACCACGATCGAGCCACCCTGCGGCAGCTCCTCATCGATGGTCCCTATCCAGTTTTCAGCATCACTGAGGGGTAGATGCCTGACCGGATGCGGAAATGGAGCGATCGCCAACTCTTGTTGCTCCCGCACATCCACAACGGTCAAATCGGCGTTCTGGCGCAGCCAGTCGTTCAGTTCGCTGGCTTTGAGGGGTTTTGGGGTCGGTCCATTCATGGCTTCAGTCTGGCTTCGGGCTGGCATAGCTCCATGGATGGATAGAAGATGAGCACCATGTGCTTCACCGCCTGTTCATGAAAGGGCGCTCGTTCCTGCTGGCTCTTGTCGCCGTGGCCATGGTGCTGCTCACGCTTGCACTGGGATTCTGGTGGGCCATGGCTCGTCAGAGTCCGCTGCGGATCATGGACCGCTCACTTGAGTTGCCCCGGGCTGCCCGTTTCATGCCCACTGATGCAGCCCTGACCCTGCACTGGTTGGTCGACCCCCGTCAGGTGCCTTCTTATGCCCAGGCCGTTGCACCAGTTCGCCAACGTCGACTCGTGAATGAAAGCACCCGTCAGCTCAGAGATGGTGCTTTTGCTCTAGCCGGACTTGACTTCGGCACTGAGCTGGCCGGCTGGATTGGGCCCGAGGTCAGCTTTGCCGTGCTTGACGCTCCTGCTCAGCAGTCCGGTGAACAACCCAAGGAGGGCTGGGTCCTGGCACTGTCGAGCCGCGATGAAGATGGTGCCAAGCGCTTTCTGCAGCGCTTCTGGCAGACCCGAAGCCTGGCAGGCACTGATCTGCAGATCTCCCGCTACCGCGGTATGGGGCTGATTAGCGGACGTGGTGCCCTGCTGGGAAGGGACCCCCAACCGATCGCTACCGCCTTGATTGATGACGATCTGCTGTTGCTGGCCTCAGGGCGAGGCGTGCTTGAACAGGCGCTTGATGTCTCTCAGCTAGACAGTCAACATCAGCTTGGAAACCCTGTCCTCGCATCTGATCTCCAGAGCTTCGGTCGCGGTGCCGCTGTTCTCATTGCCAACCCTGGTGCCATGGACCGCTGGCTGGGGGTCCCCTCAGCGATCACGGCTCGAGAAGACCTGCAGGTGCTGGTGGCAGCACTAACACCGCGGGGCTCTGATCTAGCGCTTGATGCCGTGGTCCACTTTCGTGAGCCTCGGATTCCTGTGGAATCTCAGACCACGGACAGCAATGCGTTGCTGAACGATGCCGGCGGCGATGCAGAGACAGTCGCTCTGCTGACCAATCCTGCGGCTCTGCTGGCTGCCGATGCCAACGAGCCCCTGGCCCAGTGGATCGCGCCCCTGCTGCGGAAGTCGATCGAATCCGCTCCGACCGGCGCCGCGGCTGCGGTCGTCGAACTCGATGAGGGGCCCATGCTCTGGCAGCAGGGTCAGCAGGGCTGGGTGCTGGGGACCTGGCCTAATCGTCCCGATCCCGAAATGGTGGATGGGCGGCTTCAGGAGCTCGGTTTGACAGGTTCCACCCTCGACAGCGAAGGCCAGTCTGTTCAGGTCTGGACCCGCCTTGCCCGTCAGCGTCGTCGCGGGGAGGAGTCGCTTCAGGCTGAGCTTGCTGTCGCTCTGGAACGCCATACCGGTGTGAACTGGTGGGCAGAGACATTGGATGGTTTGCGCCGTCGCGGCGAGAGTGGTGATCTGATTCAGCGAAAGCTGCAGCTACAGGAGCTCGAGTCCTCGAGCCAGTCAGTGCTGGCTCAGCAACTGGCCCTCGCTGCGGCCCCTAGTCGTTTGTATCTGGGTCAGTGGCGACCCTGGGAGTTGGTGCAGGGAGTGGCAGGTCGATCACTACTGCCGGCTGTTCAAGGCCTGTCCATCGCCGCTGGGGCTGACCAGAACGCCGCCTCCGTGCAGGATGAACGTGTGAGCAGCCTGCGTCTGCGTGCGCGACTCCAGCTCGGTTGATCTTCTTCTCCTGCGCCATGGCATTGCCGCAGAACGTGTGTCGGGCCGTGATCATCCCGATCGCGCTCTGACTGATCGCGGCGTGCGGCGAACTTTGGAAGTGGTCCGTCAATTGCGGATGCTGGATGTGAAAGCAGAGGCGCTGTTTAGCAGTCCCTACCGTCGAGCCAGGCAGACCGCTGAGCTGGCGATCCAGGCTGGGCTGGCGCAGTCGGTCTGTCTGGATTCAGCCTTGCAGCCAGGCGGTGACCCGTGGCCTTTGGTCTTCCGCTTGTCCGGCTGTTGCTTGTTGGTCGGCCATGAGCCGGATCTGAGCACTCTTGCGGCGACCCTGATCGGAGCACCCTTAGGAAGCCTGCGCCTGCGTAAGGCAGGGTGCTGCCATCTCAGCTGGCCGGCTCACCTAAGCGATCCTCGCGGGCAGGCTGAACTGCAGGCATTGCTCAGGCCTCGTCTTTTGCTTCCTCGCTCCGTTTAAGTTGCCCTTGTGCTGAAGCGGAGGTTGGTGAGTCAAAACGATGGTGCCGAAATCCGTCATGAGCGAACCGGTTTGGTCTTCCGCCCCGGACTTGAGGGGGTGCCTGCCACCCAGTCGTCGATCTGTGACATCGATGGTCATGCGGGGTGCTTGTCCTATCGCGGCTATCCCGTCAACGAGCTGGCCACCCACTGCAGCTTTCTAGAAACTACTTATTTACTGATCTGGGGGGAATTGCCGACTCCTCAGCAGTTGCGAGACTTTGAGGACGAAGTGCAGATGCACCGACGCGTGAGTTTCCGCGTCAGGGACATGATGAAGTGCTTCCCATCCGATGGGCATCCGATGGATGCACTGCAGTCCAGTGCTGCGTCTCTCGGTTTGTTTTATTCCCGTCGTGCCATCGACGACCCTCAGTACATCTATGACGCGGTCGTGCGGTTGATCGCCAAGATCCCAACAATGGTCGCCGCCTTTCAGCTGATCCGCAAAGGCCAGGACCCCATCCAGCCCAGGGATGATCTGGCCTATTCCGCCAACTTTCTGTACATGCTCATGGAGCGTGAGCCGGATCCCATGGCCTCAAGGATCTTTGATCAGTGCCTGATCCTGCATGCGGAACACAGTCTCAACGCCAGTACCTTCAGTGCGCGTGTCACCGCCAGCACACTCACCGATCCTTATGCGGTTGTCGCCTCCGCTGTGGGCACTCTTGCTGGCCCTCTTCATGGCGGAGCCAACGAAGACGTCCTGGCGATGCTTGAGGAGATCGGTACGCCAGATCTAGCCGCTGGCTATCTCGATGACGCTACGGCCAGCAAGCGCAAGATCATGGGATTCGGTCACCGTGAATACCGCGTCAAGGATCCTCGTGCTGTGATTCTTCAGGCTCTTGCGGAAGAGATGTTCAAGCGATTCGGTCACGATGAGATGTACGACGTGGCCAGAGCTCTGGAGGCAGCGGCGGAAACCCGTCTCGGCCCTAAAGGGATTTATCCCAATGTGGATTTCTATTCCGGACTTGTGTACCGCAAGTTGGGTATTCCCAGAGATCTGTTCACTCCGGTCTTTGCCATTGCAAGAGTTGCTGGCTGGCTTGCTCACTGGCGAGAACAGCTTGGCGCTAATCGGATCTTCCGACCATCTCAGATCTACACAGGCAGTGATCTGCGCCAATGGACCCCACTTGAGGCCCGTGTTCCAACCATTACCACTTAAGTTACATCCATCACACCCTTGCTCATGGTGACTTTCCTCGCCACCAGCGCACCGGCTCTGGTCAGTCCAGGCCTTGATCTTGAACGAAGTTTCAGTCAGGCTCTTGAAGGCTTCGGTCTGTCAGAGCAGGCCGCTCGACTGATCTGGCTTCCACTACCCATGCTTTTGGTGCTGGTAGCGGCAGTGGTTGGGGTTCTGGTCACCGTTTGGCTTGAGCGCAAGATCTCGGCAGCAGTTCAGCAGCGCATTGGACCTGAGTATGCGGGCGCGCTCGGCGTTCTTCAGCCTCTGGCTGATGGCCTTAAGTTGCTGGTGAAGGAAGACATCATTCCCGCTAGGGCGGACAGTTTGTTGTTCACTCTCGGCCCGATTCTGGTTGTCGTTCCGGTGATTCTGTCCTGGTTAATCGTCCCCTTCGGCCAAAACCTGCTGATCAGCAATGTAGGAGTGGGCATTTTTCTTTGGATCTCCCTCAGCAGCGTTCAGCCGATCGGTCTGCTGATGAGTGGATACGCCTCCAACAACAAATATTCTCTGATTGGCGGTCTCAGGGCAGCTGCACAGTCCATCAGCTACGAGATTCCTCTCGCTCTCGCCGTTCTTGCGGTGGTGATGATGAGCAATTCTCTCAGCACTGTCGACATTGTCGATCAGCAAACCGGAGCTGGCATCCTTAGCTGGAATATTTGGCGTCAACCTGTTGGCTTTCTGATTTTCTGGATCTGCGCCCTGGCGGAATGTGAACGACTTCCTTTCGACCTCCCCGAAGCGGAAGAGGAGTTGGTTGCCGGCTACCAGACCGAATACGCCGGAATGAAGTTCGCTCTCTTTTACCTCGGTAGCTACATCAATCTTGTGCTGTCAGCTCTGCTGGTTTCAGTGCTTTATCTCGGGGGCTGGGGCTTCCCCTTGCCGGTGGAATGGCTGGCCGGTTGGTTGGGTCAGTCCGTCGACGCACCTTTGGTTCAGGTGATCACGGGCACAACAGGCATCGTGATGACCGTTATGAAGGCCTATCTGCTTGTTTTCATCGCAATCCTTTTGCGATGGTCCACGCCGAGGGTGCGGATCGACCAGCTGCTGGATCTCGGCTGGAAGTTCCTGTTGCCATTGGCTCTGGTCAACCTGCTTGTGACCGCAGCCCTGAAACTTGCCTTCCCGGTAGCCTTCGGGGGTTAGGTTTAATTACCTAGGATCTTGTTTCATCGGTCTCTCCGTCTCCCCTTCCTCAGGCCATGTTCGGTTTTCTCAAACAGGTTGGTGACTACACCAGAGATGCCGTGGACGCCGCGCGCAATCTCACGCAGGGTCTGGCTGTCACCTTCGACCACATGAAGCGCCGTCCTGTGACGGTGCAGTACCCCTACGAAAAGCTGATCCCTTCTGAGAGGTACCGGGGACGGATCCATTACGAGTTCGACAAATGCATTGCCTGCGAAGTTTGCGTGCGTGTCTGCCCGATCAATCTTCCCGTGGTGGATTGGGTGATGAACAAAGCCACCAAAAAGAAAGAGCTGCGGAATTACTCGATTGATTTCGGGGTCTGCATCTTCTGCGGAAACTGCGTTGAGTATTGCCCCACCAATTGCCTCTCGATGACGGAGGAGTATGAGTTGGCGGCATTTGACCGTCACAGCCTCAATTACGACAACGTCGCCCTTGGGCGTCTCCCTACCAGCGTGACCACAGACCCATCAGTTCTGCCGTTGCGCGAACTTGCTTACCTTCCTGCTGGAGAGCTGGATCCCCATGTTGTCGATCCCGATCGTCCTCGTGCCGGTCAGCGACCCGAACAGGTGTTGGCGGCCATGAAGTCAGCCGCAGCTGTGTCAACAGTGGATGCGGGAGAATCGACCACAGTGACCACTGATCCTAAGGAGAGTGCCGAATGACGATCGCAGCATCAACGCAGCTGATCTGCTTTCTGGTGCTCAGCTCTGTGGTTGTGCTGGGAGCCCTCGGAGTGGTTTTGCTCAGCAATATTGTCTATTCCGCCTTCCTGCTTGGTGGCGTGTTCCTAGCGGTGGCTGGTTTGTATTTGCTGCTCAATGCCAGTTTCGTGGCTGCAGCCCAGGTGCTGGTTTACGTCGGTGCTGTGAACGTGCTGATCCTGTTCGCGATCATGCTCGTCAACAAAAAGGAAGACCTTGCTCCGATTCCAGGGTTGACCTTGCGCCGCCTGCTTTCAGGTGGGGTCTGCGCCGGCCTTTTCGCCTTGTTAACAAGAGTTGTTCTCACGACCCCGTGGGCTGAAGGGCCTGAGCCGATCGGAGAAGACGCCACGGTTCGAATCGGTGAGCATCTCTTTACCGATTATTTGCTTCCTTTTGAGTTGGCCTCAGTCCTGCTGCTTATGGCGATGATCGGAGCCATTGTTCTGGCTCGACGAGATGTTCAGGCCGTTGATCCAGGAACTGGCGAAATTGCCGATCAAGGCCTGATTGAAAAGGCCCGGACTCCTCTCCTGGTTGATCAACCACCTTCCTAACCTCACCTGCTTCTTCTCATGCTCTCCGAGCTGCTGTCCGGTTCCGTTCCTCTCGAGGCTTATCTGCTAATCGCTGCAGTTCTTTTTTGCACTGGCGTCTGGGGGCTGATCAACAGTCGTAATGCTGTGAGGGTGCTGATGAGTATTGAGCTGATGCTCAATGGTGTGAACATCAATTTGATGGCGTTCTCGTCCTATGTCGATGGCCAGTTGATCCGTGGTCAGATCTTTTCAGTGTTTGTGATCACCGTGGCTGCTGCAGAAGCGGCAGTTGGTCTGGCCATTCTTTTGTCGCTCTATCGCAATCGCGTCACAGTGGACATGGAACGCTTCAATCTTCTGCGCTGGTAGGGCCGGCGCCCTCATCATGCTGCTGCAACGGGTCTGGTTGATCTACAGAGCTGAAAGCCCTCTGGCTCTTAAAGAGGCCAAGGCCTGCGCCAAGACGCTGGAGTCACTTGGCGTGACTGTTTCCGTGGCGATGAGCGGTCTCAGTGCCGATCCCTTTCCAGGTCTTCTCGCGTCGGAACCGGAACTTCCTGATCTAGCGGTGGTGCTTGGAGGCGATGGCACAGTTCTCGGCGCTGCAAGGCATCTGGCTGTATATGACGTGCCAATTCTCTGTTTCAACGTTGGCGGTCATCTCGGCTTCCTCACCCATGAACCAGGGCTGATTCGGCGCGATGGTTTGTGGCGACGCCTGCAGGATGATCATTTCGCGATGGAACGCCGCATGATGCTGGAGGCTGTCGTGAATCGCGCGGATGACCTCCACTGTTCTGTGTCTGGAGAAGGAGGCCAGACCGAGGATGACACTGAGCGTCACTGGGCTCTGAATGATCTGTATCTGCGTCCCTGTCAGGAAGATCTTGCGCCCACCTGCACCCTGGAACTGGAGATTGATGGGGAAGTGGTCGATCAAGTGCGGGGTGATGGTCTGATCCTGGCGACACCAACCGGTTCAACCGGCTATGCCATGGCAGCAGGAGGACCCATTCTTCACCCAGGAATTGACGCCATCATCGTGAGCCCCATCTGTCCGATGAGTCTGTCCAGTCGTCCGGTGGTGCTTCCACCGAGGTCGAGATTGGTGATCTGGCCCCTTGGAGACGGCTATCGACCGGTGAAGCTTTGGAAAGATGGCGCCAGTGGGCCGGTGCTCTGCCCTGGTGAATGCTGCGTGATTCAAAGGGCTCCTCACCATGCGCTGATGGTTCAGCTAGAGCAGTCGCCTTCCTACTACCGAACTCTTTCACGCAAGTTGCACTGGGCTGGGAGCCTGGTGGACACCATTCCCTCGCCCAACTGACAGCTCAGAGATGCCCCTTGAGATCGAACGCCGTTTCTTGGTGACAGGATCTGGCTGGCGTGCCCATGCTGGGGAGCCACAGCACCTCAGGCAGGGTTATCTGGCTTCGAGTGAGCAAGGTTTCACAGTGCGGGTGCGGCTTCGGGCGGACGGGGAAGCCTGGCTCACTATGAAGGCACCGGCGGAGGGAATCGCCCGTCATGAGTTCGAATACGAACTGCCGTCTGCCGATTCCGAAGCCCTCTGGACTCTTGCACCCAATCGACTCATCAAAACCCGTTTTGTCTTGTCGCTTCCTGGCGGCGAGTGGGTGGTTGATTGCTTTGAAGGAGCTAATGCACCGCTTGTGTTGGCTGAGGTAGAGCTCAGTGATGCTTCAGATGCCTTTGATCTTCCTGCGTGGTGTGGTCAGGAGGTCACAGGCGAAAGCCTCTGGAGCAATGCAGCACTGGCTCATCAGCCGATTTCAAGCTGGTCTCTGGAGGTGAGAGCGCGGCATGGCCTGGTGCGGAATTGAGACAATCGCCTACCCCCCTTGCAGGAGTCTTTTGTTTTCCTTTAGATTTGGGTTGGGAATCGGGAAGTGACTGGTGCACGGCCTCTACGACCATGACGGAATTCTGCGGTTCATTGGATTGGATCGGGAGGCCTGTGTCGCGTATGCCGAGCTGTTCGACCTTTCGCTGGCTAGGTGCTCCCTGATGGATCTGCCTGTGCCTCTGCCGCTGGCGGTCAGGACGCGTCAACGGATGATTCCGGGAGCAGGCAACAGTTGAAGCCATCGCGGCAGATTTTTCCGTGATCCATTGCCCAGTTGAGCAGAGCAACTCTGTTCTTCGACCCAGTCTTGGTGAACACGTTGCTCACGTGATTGTCGACTGTCCGTTTGCTGATGGTGAGCCGCTCTGCAATTTCCTGGTTGGTCAATCCCTCTGCCACCAGTTCGATGATTTCAACCTCCCGTGTCGAGAGTGAGATGTTCGAGGACCCATGTCCATCGCCATTCACCATGCTGGACACCGACGATTCTTCCTTACCCATCCTAGGCATTCATTCCTGAACGGCGATCTTCCATAGTGGCCAACAGAAGCATTTGAAGGGTTTGGGTTCAGCGCTGCAGCGCAGTCTTGAGGCTGGTGTCGTCACAGTCACAGCTGAGGTGATGCCGCCCCGGGGGGGAGATCCCAGTCATACCCTTGCTATGGCCAATCTCCTGCGGGACTGGGTTCAGGCCATCAATGTCACTGACGGCAGCCGCGCTGTGATGCGCATGAGCAGTCTGGCGGTGTGCCGCTTGCTTTTGGACGCCGGTCTTGAGCCTGTGCTGCAGATGGCTGGACGTGATCGCAATCGCATTGGGATTCAGGCAGATCTGCTTGGTGCCCATGCACTCGGTATCCGTAATTTGCTCTGTCTCACTGGGGATTCAGTGAAGGCCGGTGATCAACCTTCCGTTCGCCCGGTGCATGAATTGGAGTCGGTGCGGCTGCTGCAACAAGTGAGCGCTTTCAATCGGGGTGAGGACCCTGTTAAGGAGTGCCTGCCCGATGGCCCCACCTCTTTGTTTGCAGGAGCTGCCGCTGATCCTCACTGTGCCAGCTGGTCGGGGCTCAAGCGCAGGCTTGAGCGTAAACGCGAAGCAGGTGCTCGTTTCGTTCAGACCCAGATGGTGATGGATCCGCAGGTACTGGAGCGTTTTTGCCGAGACATGGCTGCTCCGATGGAGCTGCCTGTTCTGGCAGGGGTGTTTCTGCTCAAGTCGGCTAGGAATGCCAGCTTTATTAATCAGAAGGTTCCTGGAGCCAACATCCCAGACAGCCTGATCGCGCGATTGGATGCCTCCTCAGACCCTGTGGCCGAAGGCATCGCCATCGCGGCTGAGCAGGTCAGGCAATTTGCCGGGATTGCTCAGGGCGTTCACGTGATGGCCGTGAGAGCGGAAGAGCGGATTCCTGAGGTGCTTGAGCGAGCTGGGCTCAGCTCGCAGCAGTCGTGAGATCAGTGCCAAGCAGTTCGGCCATCGCTTTCTGCTGAGGGGAGGGCTCAACCAGATCTTGGCGCCTCGCATCGGTGATCAACCAGTCGAGAGCAGCTTCCTGAAGATCAAAATGGTCGCCATTTTTGCCGACGCAGTAACGGCCGAACACCAACTTCTCGACGAGCTGGACGCCTGCACCGATGCGTGAGTAGTCGAAGATGATCGAATTGTCGATTGTTGCACCTTCGCAGATGTGGCAGCTGGGTCCGATCATCGTCGGTCCAATGAGCGTTGCTCCGTCCTCGATCTTGGTCATGCCACCGACATAGATCGGGCCCTGTACGTTGATCTGGTCCCAGTTAGCCGCCACATTCAGGCCGGTGTAGACACCAGGACGGACTTCTTTGCCAGGAATGCCTACTTGGCGAACATCACCCTGAAGCACACTTCGGATCGCACGCCAGTAATCGGGAACCTTGCCAATGTCGACCCATTCGAACTCCATGGGTAGGGCATAAAAAGGTGCACCGATCTCAACAAGCCTGGGAAAGAGATCCGAGCCGATGTCGAAGGATTCACCCGAGGGGATGTGTTCGAAAATCTCTGGTTCGAAGAGATAGATGCCTGTGTTGATGGTGTCGCTCAGGGCTTC
Encoded here:
- a CDS encoding citrate synthase, producing the protein MSQNDGAEIRHERTGLVFRPGLEGVPATQSSICDIDGHAGCLSYRGYPVNELATHCSFLETTYLLIWGELPTPQQLRDFEDEVQMHRRVSFRVRDMMKCFPSDGHPMDALQSSAASLGLFYSRRAIDDPQYIYDAVVRLIAKIPTMVAAFQLIRKGQDPIQPRDDLAYSANFLYMLMEREPDPMASRIFDQCLILHAEHSLNASTFSARVTASTLTDPYAVVASAVGTLAGPLHGGANEDVLAMLEEIGTPDLAAGYLDDATASKRKIMGFGHREYRVKDPRAVILQALAEEMFKRFGHDEMYDVARALEAAAETRLGPKGIYPNVDFYSGLVYRKLGIPRDLFTPVFAIARVAGWLAHWREQLGANRIFRPSQIYTGSDLRQWTPLEARVPTITT
- a CDS encoding histidine phosphatase family protein translates to MRDSSSVDLLLLRHGIAAERVSGRDHPDRALTDRGVRRTLEVVRQLRMLDVKAEALFSSPYRRARQTAELAIQAGLAQSVCLDSALQPGGDPWPLVFRLSGCCLLVGHEPDLSTLAATLIGAPLGSLRLRKAGCCHLSWPAHLSDPRGQAELQALLRPRLLLPRSV
- the nuoH gene encoding NADH-quinone oxidoreductase subunit NuoH, producing the protein MVTFLATSAPALVSPGLDLERSFSQALEGFGLSEQAARLIWLPLPMLLVLVAAVVGVLVTVWLERKISAAVQQRIGPEYAGALGVLQPLADGLKLLVKEDIIPARADSLLFTLGPILVVVPVILSWLIVPFGQNLLISNVGVGIFLWISLSSVQPIGLLMSGYASNNKYSLIGGLRAAAQSISYEIPLALAVLAVVMMSNSLSTVDIVDQQTGAGILSWNIWRQPVGFLIFWICALAECERLPFDLPEAEEELVAGYQTEYAGMKFALFYLGSYINLVLSALLVSVLYLGGWGFPLPVEWLAGWLGQSVDAPLVQVITGTTGIVMTVMKAYLLVFIAILLRWSTPRVRIDQLLDLGWKFLLPLALVNLLVTAALKLAFPVAFGG
- the nuoK gene encoding NADH-quinone oxidoreductase subunit NuoK, which codes for MLSELLSGSVPLEAYLLIAAVLFCTGVWGLINSRNAVRVLMSIELMLNGVNINLMAFSSYVDGQLIRGQIFSVFVITVAAAEAAVGLAILLSLYRNRVTVDMERFNLLRW
- the trpB gene encoding tryptophan synthase subunit beta, coding for MTSTLPPKPTAQDLAVSSRPASSGRFGRFGGQYVPETLMPALAELEKAAAEAWKDQAFTSELNRLLRNYVGRATPLYEAERLTAHYRRSDGGPRIWLKREDLNHTGAHKINNALGQALLALRMGKKRIIAETGAGQHGVATATVCARFGLECVVYMGAEDMRRQALNVFRMRLLGASVQPVTAGTATLKDATSEAIRDWVTNVESTHYILGSVAGPHPYPMLVRDFHAVIGEEAKDQCQQAFGRLPDVLMACVGGGSNAMGLFHPFVECSGVRLIGVEAAGDGVATGRHAATMTEGRVGVLHGAMSLLLQDQDGQVQEAHSISAGLDYPGVGPEHSYLREIGRAEYGAVTDAEALQALQLVSRLEGIIPALETAHAFAWLETLCPTLADGTEVVLNCSGRGDKDVNTVAEQLGDAL
- a CDS encoding NADH-quinone oxidoreductase subunit J, producing MTIAASTQLICFLVLSSVVVLGALGVVLLSNIVYSAFLLGGVFLAVAGLYLLLNASFVAAAQVLVYVGAVNVLILFAIMLVNKKEDLAPIPGLTLRRLLSGGVCAGLFALLTRVVLTTPWAEGPEPIGEDATVRIGEHLFTDYLLPFELASVLLLMAMIGAIVLARRDVQAVDPGTGEIADQGLIEKARTPLLVDQPPS
- a CDS encoding DUF3352 domain-containing protein, with protein sequence MKGRSFLLALVAVAMVLLTLALGFWWAMARQSPLRIMDRSLELPRAARFMPTDAALTLHWLVDPRQVPSYAQAVAPVRQRRLVNESTRQLRDGAFALAGLDFGTELAGWIGPEVSFAVLDAPAQQSGEQPKEGWVLALSSRDEDGAKRFLQRFWQTRSLAGTDLQISRYRGMGLISGRGALLGRDPQPIATALIDDDLLLLASGRGVLEQALDVSQLDSQHQLGNPVLASDLQSFGRGAAVLIANPGAMDRWLGVPSAITAREDLQVLVAALTPRGSDLALDAVVHFREPRIPVESQTTDSNALLNDAGGDAETVALLTNPAALLAADANEPLAQWIAPLLRKSIESAPTGAAAAVVELDEGPMLWQQGQQGWVLGTWPNRPDPEMVDGRLQELGLTGSTLDSEGQSVQVWTRLARQRRRGEESLQAELAVALERHTGVNWWAETLDGLRRRGESGDLIQRKLQLQELESSSQSVLAQQLALAAAPSRLYLGQWRPWELVQGVAGRSLLPAVQGLSIAAGADQNAASVQDERVSSLRLRARLQLG
- the ndhI gene encoding NAD(P)H-quinone oxidoreductase subunit I; this translates as MFGFLKQVGDYTRDAVDAARNLTQGLAVTFDHMKRRPVTVQYPYEKLIPSERYRGRIHYEFDKCIACEVCVRVCPINLPVVDWVMNKATKKKELRNYSIDFGVCIFCGNCVEYCPTNCLSMTEEYELAAFDRHSLNYDNVALGRLPTSVTTDPSVLPLRELAYLPAGELDPHVVDPDRPRAGQRPEQVLAAMKSAAAVSTVDAGESTTVTTDPKESAE
- the hrcA gene encoding heat-inducible transcriptional repressor HrcA — translated: MKPLPRRQQEVLQATVHHYVDTIEPVGSRALVQRFGIKASSATVRSAMGALEQRGLLTQPHTSAGRVPSPQGYRHYVDCLLPEPGAGAHHLERELTQLSLRWAALDDLLLQLARRLTDFTGLMSLISPPQRSQSQLRTIRLVRSEDRLLVMLVSDSSQAHHLNLRLPHGSASQVEALERWTSDQLLQAGKLNWSFLPQQLQPCGKALKDALENGNPFHRPIEQAPLVHGVSRLVAEPEFSDSARVRPLLDLMDSDPAAFVPAPAWSDGRVWIGQEHPQTALSRCSVIHASYRSGDGGVGQVALIGPMRMAYATARAAVNSVAVTLERLLS
- a CDS encoding rhodanese-like domain-containing protein — encoded protein: MNGPTPKPLKASELNDWLRQNADLTVVDVREQQELAIAPFPHPVRHLPLSDAENWIGTIDEELPQGGSIVVLCHAGVRSWNFGCWLLENRPSLDVWNLEGGIDAWSLMVDSEVPRY